In Candidatus Hydrogenedentota bacterium, the genomic window ACCTGGACTGCGCGCTGATCCATCTCGATTACAACTGGGACAAAATCCGCGCCATGACCGACAAATACGGGCCAAAGGTCAAGATGCACGACCCCGGGCTCCTGGGAGCCGTGCTCATCAGCAGCGAAACCACCGAATTCACCATCAACGACATGATCAAGGAATTCGGAATCGAGCTGCTCGACGACTACTTCAGGCGAGCCCTCGACCACCGGCACGCCCCAGGCAATATCGAGGGAACGGCCTGACAACCTCGTACATCTTCCGTAAGATGAAGGATTTACAGGGTTTCCGACCGCTCCGGCCATTTCATTAAGCGCAGATTTCGCACTATCAAGCGCCGCTCGCCATGGCAAACCTGTAAATTGTCCACGGGTTGGATAATCTGCAGGGACAATCCCCGGCCCACAGCGGCCCCCCGCGTGCGGCTCTCCCTTCTTTATTACGCCGCGTCGTGGATACGAATCGTGCGCTTGCATTGCCGGCACTGGACGGCGTCCGTGTCAGCGTCGGGAGCCACGTTGATGGTCTCGCCGCAGCGGCAACGGAACGTGGTCCACGCGCCGGGGTTTCGTTTCACGACCAGTGGCGGTTCCGCGTCCGTGGCCAGTCCTCTCGTGGGCGGCGGAGGCGGGGTTTGCGCGGCATCACCCAGCGCGTTGGCCGCCGCCACAGCGGCGACCGGAATGGCCGATTCCCGGTGGCATCTCGGGCATGTGACCGTGTCGCGCTTGAAATCAGGGGGGAGTTTCAGACGCAACCCGCACGCGCAGGTAATGAAGACGAAACTGTTGATGCTGCGCAGCGCGTCCGTGGCTTTACGCCATTGCGCTTTCTTCTGGGCAGTCTTTCCGGCTTGCTGCGCTTCGGCATGAGCGCCGCGAATGGCCGCGCCCGCGCCCGCGGCCAGCGCCGAGGCGGGCACGCCAACCGCCGCCCCCACACGTTCCGACGCCCGCTGGTATTCGGCAAACGACGCGTTGCCCGCCATGCCGCGGAGGATCCGGATGCGCTCCTCGGTCGGGGGATGTGTCTGCATGAGGCTGAACGCCGACATCTTCTGCTTGTAGGGGTTGCAGATAAACATCGGCGCCGTGGTGCGGTTGATGCGCGCGAGTTGCTGGCTGTCTTGCTCAATGACCTCCAGCGCCGAGGCGAGCCCCTCCGGATAGCGCGTCAAGACCGCGCTCTGGGCATCGGCAAAGTATTCGCGGCGGCGCGAGGCTGCCAGGTAGATAAACTGCGCGAGAATCGGCGACAGGATCGCCAGCACCAGCGCCAGCACCATCATGAGCGCTTGCGCCTGGCCGCCTTTGCCGTTCGAGGACGACCGCGACCGCCGCCGCCCACCCGACGAGTAGAACATGCCCCGCACGTAGATGTCCGAGATCATGACGATTGCGCCCGCCATGATCCCCAGCATCTGCATGAACAGAATGTCGCGATTGACAATGTGACCCATTTCGTGCGCGATGACCCCTTGCAGCTGGTCGCGGTTCAGCCGCGAAAGAAGGCCCGACGTGATGGCTACCGCCGCGTGCTCCTTGTCGCGGCCGGTTGCGAACGCGTTCAGAGCGGGATCATCGATGATGTAGACGGCGGGCATCTTGCCCATGCCCGACGCAATGGTCATCTC contains:
- a CDS encoding M48 family metallopeptidase, producing the protein MWEAIRGNKRKSTYLAATMFLLLGALGFFIGMSLFPAPVDVAAGGQVYPVPIAGGLFGVVIAGGIWTVMTAVAYYNGGSILMAVSGAREIQKQDHPQLFNVVEEMTIASGMGKMPAVYIIDDPALNAFATGRDKEHAAVAITSGLLSRLNRDQLQGVIAHEMGHIVNRDILFMQMLGIMAGAIVMISDIYVRGMFYSSGGRRRSRSSSNGKGGQAQALMMVLALVLAILSPILAQFIYLAASRRREYFADAQSAVLTRYPEGLASALEVIEQDSQQLARINRTTAPMFICNPYKQKMSAFSLMQTHPPTEERIRILRGMAGNASFAEYQRASERVGAAVGVPASALAAGAGAAIRGAHAEAQQAGKTAQKKAQWRKATDALRSINSFVFITCACGLRLKLPPDFKRDTVTCPRCHRESAIPVAAVAAANALGDAAQTPPPPPTRGLATDAEPPLVVKRNPGAWTTFRCRCGETINVAPDADTDAVQCRQCKRTIRIHDAA